The uncultured Cohaesibacter sp. genome window below encodes:
- a CDS encoding cytochrome c-type biogenesis protein, whose protein sequence is MAIQRYWRSVLRSATKLIAALLLIVSVQLISGPAFAVKPDEMLKDAGLEARAREISEGLRCLVCQNQSIDDSDAPLAHDLRVLVRERLTSGDSNQEVKDFLVDRYGEFVLLKPTFSSKNLMLWAFGPLVLLLGGMSVFLFYRRNRVLAQKAEASGQMHLSKEEQDRLDLILSDDDKT, encoded by the coding sequence ATGGCAATTCAGCGTTACTGGCGAAGTGTCCTCCGTTCCGCAACGAAGCTGATTGCAGCCCTTTTGCTGATTGTTTCCGTGCAACTTATCTCAGGGCCGGCCTTCGCCGTAAAGCCCGATGAGATGCTGAAGGATGCCGGTCTGGAAGCTAGGGCCCGTGAAATTTCGGAAGGCCTGCGGTGTCTGGTTTGCCAAAACCAGTCGATTGATGATTCCGACGCTCCGCTGGCGCATGATTTGCGTGTCTTGGTGCGAGAACGGCTTACCAGCGGCGACAGCAATCAGGAAGTGAAAGACTTCCTTGTTGATCGCTATGGTGAGTTCGTGTTGCTCAAACCAACGTTTTCGTCCAAGAACCTGATGCTTTGGGCCTTCGGTCCGCTCGTTCTTTTGCTGGGCGGGATGTCCGTTTTTCTGTTCTATCGGAGGAACAGGGTGCTGGCGCAAAAGGCCGAGGCAAGTGGCCAGATGCATCTTTCCAAGGAAGAACAGGATCGTTTGGATCTCATCCTGTCTGATGATGACAAGACCTGA
- the ccmI gene encoding c-type cytochrome biogenesis protein CcmI has protein sequence MFWTIAVVLTLATMAVAIYPLLRKERKIESANAYDLTIYKSQLKEIDGDVERGLIDRAEADAARAEVARRLIGAQDALDKEARGAHSNSDASSSIDEAGPSNLKLAVVAIVLLIPLLSSGLYFALGSPDLQSQPLQARLSKPPEQQSLTELVASAERKLANHPDDLLGWKRLAPVYARMRRTEDAIVAYRNILRLEGESVGALSDLGEVLVIQDAGVVKAEAQELFQRANLLDAKAPKPRFFLAIALGQEGQEQEAIKKWQELVDDSAEDAPWIPFAKNQIAALEKRLASPAEGNGGNASSAAASGGLANPSKEDVQNAAEMTAEERQQMIEGMVSNLAERLNSAGGTPDEWVRLIRAELVLNRPDMAAKTVTRALDALQSDVEGMEKVKAAARSLGVSITQ, from the coding sequence ATGTTTTGGACAATTGCTGTCGTATTGACCCTCGCGACCATGGCGGTTGCGATCTATCCTCTGTTGCGAAAAGAACGCAAGATTGAGAGTGCAAACGCCTATGATCTGACGATCTACAAGTCTCAGCTGAAGGAAATAGACGGTGATGTCGAGCGTGGGCTGATCGACAGAGCTGAGGCCGATGCTGCGCGAGCAGAGGTTGCTCGTCGTTTGATCGGAGCGCAGGATGCGCTCGACAAGGAGGCCCGTGGTGCGCATTCGAATAGCGATGCGTCATCGTCGATTGATGAGGCTGGGCCGTCCAATCTCAAACTTGCTGTCGTCGCAATTGTTCTATTGATACCGTTGCTCTCTTCGGGCCTCTATTTTGCGTTGGGCTCTCCAGATCTGCAGAGCCAGCCATTGCAGGCCCGTCTGTCTAAGCCGCCTGAGCAGCAAAGTCTTACAGAGCTGGTAGCGTCTGCCGAGCGCAAGCTGGCCAACCATCCAGATGATCTGTTGGGCTGGAAAAGGCTTGCTCCTGTTTATGCCCGCATGCGACGCACGGAAGATGCTATCGTCGCTTATCGAAATATCCTGCGGCTAGAAGGAGAAAGCGTTGGGGCCCTGTCTGACTTGGGCGAAGTTCTCGTGATACAAGATGCAGGTGTCGTCAAAGCGGAAGCGCAAGAGCTGTTCCAGCGGGCCAACCTGTTGGACGCGAAAGCTCCAAAGCCTCGTTTCTTTCTGGCAATAGCACTCGGGCAGGAGGGGCAGGAGCAGGAAGCCATTAAGAAATGGCAGGAACTGGTTGACGATTCTGCAGAGGATGCTCCGTGGATACCGTTTGCCAAGAACCAGATTGCAGCGCTTGAAAAGCGACTTGCCTCACCGGCAGAAGGAAACGGAGGCAATGCTTCTTCTGCTGCGGCCAGCGGAGGGTTGGCCAATCCTTCGAAAGAGGATGTTCAGAATGCTGCCGAGATGACCGCGGAAGAAAGACAGCAGATGATCGAAGGCATGGTCTCCAATCTGGCGGAGCGTCTGAATTCTGCTGGCGGCACGCCGGACGAATGGGTTCGCCTGATTCGCGCCGAGCTGGTTCTGAACAGGCCGGATATGGCTGCAAAGACGGTGACCCGTGCTCTGGATGCCCTTCAGTCCGACGTTGAAGGTATGGAGAAAGTCAAGGCCGCTGCGCGGTCGCTTGGGGTCTCCATAACGCAATAG
- the ccmE gene encoding cytochrome c maturation protein CcmE: MSRKQKRMMLIGAAGAVLFAAVGLILFALQNQITFFMSPSEIAEKGVEPGQRIRLGGLVMNESVVRADNAHVTFVVTDGGAEIKVAYAGILPDLFREGQGVVTEGSLNADGSFTADTVLAKHDENYMPREVADALKEQGHWQDSYGKPQAN; this comes from the coding sequence ATGTCGAGAAAACAAAAAAGGATGATGTTGATCGGGGCTGCCGGTGCTGTCCTCTTCGCTGCCGTCGGACTGATTTTGTTTGCCTTGCAAAATCAGATCACCTTTTTTATGAGCCCTTCGGAAATTGCGGAAAAGGGCGTTGAACCGGGACAGCGCATTCGCTTGGGAGGCTTGGTCATGAACGAGTCTGTGGTTCGAGCGGACAATGCTCATGTGACCTTTGTTGTCACTGACGGCGGGGCCGAAATCAAGGTCGCCTATGCTGGCATTCTGCCAGACCTCTTCCGGGAAGGGCAGGGTGTAGTGACCGAAGGGTCTCTCAATGCTGATGGCTCATTCACGGCAGATACGGTGCTTGCCAAGCATGACGAGAATTACATGCCTCGCGAAGTGGCTGATGCTCTGAAGGAGCAGGGGCACTGGCAGGACAGTTATGGCAAGCCTCAAGCAAACTGA
- a CDS encoding heme lyase CcmF/NrfE family subunit — MIIELGHFMLVLALALALIQSVVPIWGAQTDDNRLMAVASPIAILQFLFIGLAFAALTNAYVTSDFSVQNVWENSHSQMPLLFKFTSVWGNHEGSMLLWVFILAIFSALVGAFGRNLPPKLKANTLAVQGWITSAFLLFVLLTSNPFHRIANAPIEGRDLNPILQDIGLAIHPPLLYLGYVGFSIAFSFSIAALLEGRIDAAWARFVRPWVLTAWGLLTLGIAMGSYWAYYELGWGGYWFWDPVENASFMPWLCGTALLHSAIVMEKRGALKVWTILLSILTFSLSLLGTFLVRSGVLTSVHAFATDPSRGVFILALLIAFIGGGLSLFAWRAPMLKQGGIFSPISREGSLVFNNLFLSASAAAVLIGTLYPLALEAITGAKISVGAPFFNATFGPMMIPLLVAVPIGPLLAWKRGDLFAAFQRLFVALGAAIFVTVLCYALIDGGRAIAPLGIGLAVWILVGALAEITLRIGLFKLPIATSISRLVGLPRTVFGAALGHFGLGMTLLGLIVASAYQSETILVMKPGDQASVSGYNFELGGFREHSAFNYVDLIGTFKVTKNGKEVAELHPAKRIYTSRNMPTTETAIYTIGGVTQLYVSLGDKQDDDGIGVRIYYKPWVTFIWLGCVVMFAGGCFSLSDRRLRIGAPARKGRAKEAAGTA; from the coding sequence ATGATCATCGAATTGGGGCATTTCATGCTTGTTTTGGCCCTTGCCTTGGCGTTGATACAGTCCGTCGTCCCTATCTGGGGTGCACAGACCGATGACAACCGTCTGATGGCTGTGGCGAGTCCAATCGCGATTTTGCAATTTCTGTTCATCGGCCTTGCCTTTGCTGCGTTAACCAACGCTTACGTGACTTCGGACTTTTCCGTGCAGAATGTCTGGGAAAACAGTCACTCGCAGATGCCACTTCTTTTCAAGTTCACGTCAGTTTGGGGCAACCACGAAGGCTCCATGCTGCTTTGGGTCTTCATTCTGGCGATATTCAGTGCCCTTGTCGGGGCATTCGGTCGCAATCTGCCTCCAAAACTCAAGGCGAACACGCTGGCCGTTCAGGGATGGATAACCTCTGCTTTCCTGCTGTTCGTGCTCCTTACCTCCAATCCGTTTCATCGCATTGCCAATGCGCCGATTGAAGGACGCGATCTCAACCCGATCTTGCAGGACATTGGTCTCGCGATCCATCCGCCGCTGCTCTATCTTGGTTATGTCGGTTTTTCGATCGCCTTCTCCTTTTCCATAGCCGCGCTGCTCGAAGGCCGGATTGATGCTGCTTGGGCGCGCTTTGTCAGGCCTTGGGTGCTGACAGCCTGGGGGCTCCTAACTCTTGGTATCGCCATGGGGTCCTATTGGGCTTATTACGAGCTTGGTTGGGGCGGCTACTGGTTTTGGGATCCTGTAGAGAATGCTTCCTTCATGCCGTGGCTGTGCGGTACAGCCCTTCTTCATTCGGCTATTGTCATGGAGAAGCGAGGGGCGCTGAAGGTCTGGACCATTCTTCTATCCATTCTGACTTTCTCGTTGTCTCTGCTCGGAACCTTCCTCGTGCGATCCGGTGTGCTGACATCCGTGCACGCCTTTGCGACCGATCCGTCTCGCGGTGTCTTTATTTTGGCCTTGCTGATTGCCTTCATCGGGGGAGGCCTTTCCCTGTTCGCGTGGCGAGCTCCAATGCTGAAGCAGGGTGGCATTTTCTCTCCTATTTCACGCGAAGGCTCTCTGGTCTTCAACAACCTCTTCCTGTCAGCCTCGGCAGCAGCTGTTCTGATCGGAACACTTTATCCTCTGGCGCTTGAAGCAATCACCGGGGCCAAGATTTCAGTTGGTGCTCCCTTCTTCAACGCAACATTTGGTCCTATGATGATACCTCTGCTTGTTGCCGTGCCGATTGGACCGCTCCTTGCCTGGAAGAGAGGTGATCTTTTTGCTGCGTTCCAGCGTCTTTTTGTTGCTTTGGGTGCGGCGATCTTTGTTACTGTCCTTTGCTATGCACTGATCGATGGTGGTCGTGCGATAGCACCGCTTGGTATCGGTCTTGCTGTCTGGATCTTGGTCGGTGCCCTCGCCGAAATCACTCTCCGCATCGGTCTTTTCAAGCTTCCGATTGCGACTTCGATTTCCCGCCTTGTTGGATTGCCCCGTACCGTATTCGGCGCAGCTCTTGGCCATTTTGGCCTTGGCATGACACTGCTCGGCCTCATTGTGGCGAGCGCCTATCAGTCTGAAACCATCCTGGTGATGAAACCGGGCGATCAGGCTTCGGTCTCTGGTTACAACTTTGAGCTGGGCGGGTTCCGTGAGCATTCTGCGTTCAACTATGTGGATCTTATCGGCACCTTCAAAGTTACAAAAAATGGCAAGGAGGTCGCTGAACTCCATCCTGCCAAACGAATCTACACGTCACGCAACATGCCAACAACCGAAACTGCCATTTACACAATTGGCGGCGTTACCCAGCTATATGTTTCATTGGGCGACAAGCAAGATGACGATGGCATCGGCGTCCGGATCTATTACAAGCCATGGGTGACGTTCATCTGGCTTGGCTGTGTGGTGATGTTTGCCGGCGGATGTTTTTCGCTGTCGGATCGTCGACTGAGGATTGGTGCACCAGCCCGGAAGGGGCGCGCCAAGGAAGCCGCTGGAACGGCGTGA